A window of the Lepisosteus oculatus isolate fLepOcu1 chromosome 14, fLepOcu1.hap2, whole genome shotgun sequence genome harbors these coding sequences:
- the LOC138242609 gene encoding mucin-2-like produces TEPPTTTTEPPTTTTEPPTTTTPPTTTTTPPTTSTEPPTTTTTPPTTTTESPTTTTPPTTTTEPPTTTTPPTTTTTPPTTTTEPPTTTTEPPTTTTEPPTTTTEPPTTTTPPTTTTTPPTTSTEPPTTTTTPPTTTTESPTTTTPPTTTTEPPTTTTPPTTTTTPPTTTTEPPTTTTEPPTTTTTLPTTTTTPTTTTEPPTTTTPPTTTTEPPTTTTEPPTTTTKPTTTTTPPTTTTEPPTTTEPPTTTMPSTTTTEPPTTTTTPPTTTTESPTTTTEPPTTTTEPPTTTTKPPTTTTPPTTTTEPPTTTTEPPTTTMPSTTTTEPPTTTTTPPTTTTESPTTTTESSTTTTPPTTTTTPPTTTTPPTTTTEPPTTTEPPTTTMPSTTTTEPPTTTSTPPTTTTESPTTTTEPPTTTTEPPTTTTKPPTTTTPPTTTTEPPTTTTPPTTTATPPTTTTTPPTTTTEPPTTTKPPTTTKPPTTTTEPPTTTTPPTTSTEPPTTTTEPPTTTTTPPTTTTEPPTTTTTPHTTTTEPPTTTTTPPTTTTEPPTTTTEPPTTTTEPPTTTTTPPTTTTPPTTTTEPPTTTTEPPTTTMPSTTTTTPPTTTTESPTTTTEPPTTTKPQTTTKPPTTTTEPPTTTTEPPTTTTPPTTSTEPPTTTTEPPTTTTTPPTTTTTPPTTTTPPTTTTTPPTTTKEPPTTTSPSTTTTELPTTTTPSTTSTEPLTTTTEPPTTTTTLPTTTTPPTTTTTPPTTTTEPPTTTTEPPTTTMPSATTTEPPTTTSTPPTTTTESPTTTTEPPTTTTEPPTTTTKPPTTTTPPTTTTEPPTTTTEPPTTTMPSTTTTEPPTTTTTPPTTTTESPTTTTEPPTTTEPPTTTMPSTTTTEPPTTTTTPPTTTTESPTTTTEPPTTTTDTPPTTTSEPPTTTTTPPTTTTEPPTTTTPPTTTTEPSTTTTTPTTTTDPPTTTTEPPTTTTTPPTTTTEPPTTTTEPPTTTTPLTTTTEPPTITTPPTTTTEPPTTTTEPPTTTTPPTTTTEPPTTTTTPPTTTTEPPNTTSEPPTTTTEPPTTTTPPTTTTEPPTTTTEPPTTTTPPTTTTEPPTITTPPTTTTEPPTTTTEPPTTTTPPTTTTTPPTTTTEPPNTTSEPPTTTTEPPTTTTPPTTTTTPPTTTTEPPNTTSEPPTTTTEPPTTSTPPTTTTEPPTTTTEPPTTTTPPTTTTEPPTITTPPTTTTEPPTTTTEPPTTTTPPTTTTEPPTTTTTPPTTTTEPPTTTTPPTTTTEPPTTTTESPTTTTEPSTTTTPPTTTTEPPTTTTESPTTTTEPPTTTTTPPTTTTELPTTTTEPPTTTTEPPTTTTPSTTTTEPPTTSTTPPTRASHYNNRASHYINHTSHYNKRAFHYYYYTSHYNK; encoded by the exons accgagcctcccactacaacaactgagcctcccactacaacaaccgagcctcccactacaactacacctcccactacaacaaccacacctcccactacatcaaccgagcctcccactacaacaaccacacctcccactacaacaactgagtctcccactacaactacacctcccactacaacaaccgagcctcccactacaactacacctcccactacaacaaccacacctcccactacaacaaccgagcctcccactacaacaaccgagcctcccactacaacaactgagcctcccactacaacaaccgagcctcccactacaactacacctcccactacaacaaccacacctcccactacatcaaccgagcctcccactacaacaaccacacctcccactacaacaactgagtctcccactacaactacacctcccactacaacaaccgagcctcccactacaactacacctcccactacaacaaccacacctcccactacaacaaccgagcctcccactacaacaaccgaacctcccactacaacaaccacacttcccactacaaccactactcccactacaacaaccgagcctcccactacaactacacctcccactacaacaaccgagcctcccactacaactacagagcctcccaccacaacaactaaacctaccactacaaccacacctcccactacaacaaccgagcctcccactacaactgagcctcccactacaactatgccttccactacaacaaccgagcctcccactacaacaaccacacctcccactacaacaactgagtctcccactacaacaaccgagcctcccactacaactacagagCCTCCAACCACAACAACtaaacctcccactacaaccacacctcccaccacaacaaccgagcctcccactacaacaactgagcctcccactacaactatgccttccactacaacaaccgagcctcccactacaacaaccacacctcccactacaacaactgagtctcccactacaacaactgaatcttccactacaactacacctcccactacaacaaccacacctcccactacaaccacacctcccactacaacaaccgagcctcccactacaactgagcctcccactacaactatgccttccactacaacaaccgagcctcccactacaacatccacacctcccactacaacaactgagtctcccactacaacaaccgagcctcccactacaactacagagcctcccaccacaacaactaaacctcccactacaaccacacctcccactacaacaactgagcctcccactacaactacacctcccactacaacagccacacctcccactacaacaaccacacctcccactacaacaactgagcctcccactacaactaaacctcccactacaactaaacctcccactacaacaactgagcctcctactacaactacacctcccactacatcaaccgagcctcccactacaacaaccgaacctcccactacaacaaccacacctcccactacaacaactgagcctcccactacaacaaccacacctcacactacaacaactgagcctcccactacaacaaccacacctcccactacaacaacagagcctcccactacaacaacagagcctcccactacaactacagagcctcccaccacaacaaccacacctcccactacaaccacacctcccactacaacaaccgagcctcccactacaacaaccgagcctcccactacaactatgccttccactacaacaaccacacctcccactacaacaactgagtctcccactacaacaactgagcctcccactacaactaaacCTCAAACTACAACtaaacctcccactacaacaactgagcctcctactacaacaaccgagcctcccactacaactacacctcccactacatcaaccgagcctcccactacaacaaccgaacctcccactacaacaaccacacctcccactacaacaaccacacctcccactacaaccacacctcccactacaacaaccacacctcccactacaacaaaagagcctcccactacaacttcgccttccactacaacaaccgagcttcccactacaactacgCCTTCCACTACATCAACCGAGCCTCttactacaacaaccgagcctcccactacaacaaccacacttcccactacaactacacctcccactacaacaaccacacctcccactacaacaactgagcctcccactacaacaactgagcctcccactacaactatgCCTTCcgctacaacaaccgagcctcccactacaacatccacacctcccactacaacaactgagtctcccactacaacaaccgagcctcccactacaactacagagcctcccaccacaacaactaaacctcccactacaaccacacctcccaccacaacaaccgagcctcccactacaacaactgagcctcccactacaactatgccttccactacaacaaccgagcctcccactacaacaaccacacctcccactacaacaactgagtctcccactacaacaaccgagcctcccactacaactgagcctcccactacaactatgccttccactacaacaaccgagcctcccactacaacaaccacacctcccactacaacaactgagtCTCCCAcaacaacaaccgagcctcccactacaactacaga cacacctcccactacaacaagcgagcctcccactacaacaacaacacctcccactacaacaaccgagcctcccactacaactacacctcccactacaacaacagagccttccactacaaccacaactcccactacaacaactgatcctcccactacaacaaccgagcctcccactacaacaactacacctcccactacaacaaccgagcctcccactacaacaaccgagcctcccactacaaccacacctctcactacaacaactgagcctcccactaTAACTACACCTCctactacaacaaccgagcctcccactacaacaacggagcctcccactacaaccacacctcccacgacaacaaccgagcctcccactacaacaaccacacctcccactacaacaaccgagcctcccaatACAACAAGCGAGCCTccaactacaacaaccgagcctcccactacaactacacctcccactacaacaaccgagccacccaccacaacaaccgagcctcccactacaaccacacctcccactacaacaactgagcctcccactataactacacctcccactacaacaaccgagcctcccactacaacaactgagcctcccactacaactacacctcccactacaacaaccacacctcccactacaacaacagagcctcccaaTACAACAAGCGAGCCTccaactacaacaaccgagcctcccactacaactacacctcccactacaacaaccacacctcccactacaacaaccgagcctcccaatACAACAAGCGAGCCTccaactacaacaaccgagcctcccactacatctacacctcccactacaacaaccgagcctcccactacaacaaccgagcctcccactacaaccacacctcccactacaacaaccgagcctcccactataACTACACCTCctactacaacaaccgagcctcccactacaacaacggagcctcccactacaaccacacctcccacgacaacaaccgagcctcccactacaacaaccacacctcccactacaacaaccgagcctcccactacaaccacacctcccactacaacaaccgagcctcccactacaacaaccgagtctcccactacaacaacagagccttccactacaaccacacctcccactacaacaaccgagcctcccactacaacaaccgagtctcccactacaacaaccgagcctcccactacaacaaccacacctcccactacaacaactgagcttcccactacaacaaccgagcctcccactacaacaaccgagcctcccactacaaccacaccttccactacaacaaccgagcctcccactacatcaaccacacctcccact cgagcctcccactacaacaaccgagcctctcactacatcaaccacacctcccactacaacaagcgAGCCTtccactactactactacacctcccactacaacaagtga